A section of the Enterobacter ludwigii genome encodes:
- a CDS encoding PAS domain-containing methyl-accepting chemotaxis protein, translated as MFSLNLQRSAISYDAICQNKPVIEFSPEGVINKASPLFLSTMGYRADEIIGHHHRIFCPPSLVSSPEYSQFWQRLARGESFSGKYLRLAKGNRSVWLEASYIPVSDRRGRVIRVIKIAADISERVHSALEQEAVVNAINRSMAIITFNPEGIVLEANENFVNATGYKRDEIIGKHHRLFCAETLYKSDEYRHFWERLNQGEFFSGLFPRLNRQGDPLWFRATYNPVFNSDGQLYKIVKFATDVTADVLRNQREQEAAVHAWDMAVQTRESAQNGANVIENSILMIDRIAQGMGAVSTDISRLNNQSESIDDMVETIRKFAMQTRLIALNAAIEAARAGASGRSFAVVAAEVRNLAASVSSATEEIEQVVASNSQLAKDVLCGIENSLMNTRKGVTLMREAGEVMTSIQRNAAGVETAVKDVAISVKAG; from the coding sequence CAGCCATTTCGTATGACGCAATTTGTCAGAATAAGCCTGTCATTGAGTTCAGTCCGGAGGGGGTGATAAATAAAGCCAGCCCGCTTTTTCTCTCCACTATGGGGTACAGGGCTGATGAAATAATCGGTCACCACCATCGTATATTCTGCCCGCCCTCGCTGGTAAGTTCACCGGAATACAGCCAGTTCTGGCAGCGCCTTGCCAGGGGAGAAAGCTTTAGTGGCAAGTACCTGCGGCTGGCAAAGGGAAATCGTTCCGTATGGCTTGAAGCCAGTTATATCCCCGTTTCTGACAGGCGCGGCCGTGTTATCAGAGTCATTAAAATTGCTGCCGATATTTCTGAGCGCGTGCATTCTGCTCTTGAGCAGGAAGCAGTCGTAAATGCCATAAACCGTTCTATGGCCATCATCACCTTCAATCCTGAAGGGATCGTGCTTGAAGCAAATGAAAATTTCGTCAATGCCACTGGCTATAAGCGGGATGAAATCATAGGTAAGCATCATCGTCTGTTCTGTGCCGAGACGCTTTACAAAAGTGATGAATACCGACATTTCTGGGAGAGACTGAATCAAGGTGAGTTTTTTTCTGGTCTGTTTCCACGCCTTAACCGTCAGGGAGACCCTCTGTGGTTCCGTGCAACTTATAACCCTGTCTTTAACAGTGATGGGCAGCTTTATAAAATTGTGAAATTCGCTACAGATGTTACGGCTGATGTCCTGCGAAACCAGAGAGAGCAAGAGGCTGCTGTGCATGCATGGGATATGGCCGTGCAGACCCGAGAAAGTGCGCAGAACGGTGCCAATGTTATTGAAAATAGCATCCTTATGATTGACAGAATTGCGCAGGGGATGGGGGCTGTCTCCACCGATATCTCACGGCTCAACAATCAGTCTGAAAGTATTGACGATATGGTGGAAACCATCCGGAAGTTTGCCATGCAGACAAGACTTATTGCACTGAATGCCGCGATTGAAGCAGCAAGGGCTGGCGCATCCGGAAGAAGTTTTGCGGTTGTTGCCGCAGAAGTGCGTAATCTTGCGGCGAGCGTCAGTAGCGCGACTGAAGAAATTGAGCAAGTCGTGGCCAGCAATAGTCAACTGGCCAAGGATGTTCTCTGTGGCATTGAAAACAGCCTGATGAACACTCGGAAAGGGGTTACACTCATGCGCGAAGCGGGTGAAGTTATGACCAGCATTCAGAGGAATGCTGCAGGGGTTGAGACTGCGGTTAAGGATGTCGCCATTTCAGTTAAAGCCGGATAG